A region of Solanum dulcamara chromosome 7, daSolDulc1.2, whole genome shotgun sequence DNA encodes the following proteins:
- the LOC129894097 gene encoding uncharacterized protein LOC129894097 has product MDRATPVRSSHTSTADLLTWSEIPPSSNSSAVSVSASASASRSHQPSDGISKAVFGGQITDEEADSLNKRKPCSGYKLREISGSNIFSDHDEDGTSESGTDDGNFTNRTSVRIVQQAANGKSQISFSTEENISPKKPTSLTELAKQRELSGNLESELDSKVKKHLSDAKTKELSGNDIFGPPEEVPPRSLAAARSLESKESKDMGEPAPRILRTSVRVSNPAGGQSSILFGDEPVVKTTKKIHNQKFAELTGNDIFKGDIPPGSAEKTLSSAKLKEMSGNDIFSDGKIESRDHFGGVHKPPGGESTVRLV; this is encoded by the exons ATGGATAGAGCAACACCTGTACGTAGCTCCCATACCTCTACTGCCGATCTGCTCACCTGGTCGGAGATTCCGCCGTCCTCCAATTCTTCTGCTGTCTCTGTCTCCGCCTCCGCCAGTGCTTCTCGTTCTCATCAG CCTTCTGATGGAATCAGTAAGGCCGTGTTTGGTGGTCAGATCACTGATGAAGAAGCTGATAGCTTGAACAAACG CAAACCTTGTTCAGGGTATAAACTGAGGGAGATCAGTGGCAGCAATATATTTTCTGATCATGATGAAGATGGTACATCAGAATCCGGAACTGATGATGGTAATTTTACTAACAGGACATCAGTGCGCATTGTTCAG CAAGCTGCAAACGGAAAAAGCCAAATTTCATTCAGTACTGAAGAAAACATTTCCCCAAAGAAGCCTACCAGTCTGACTGAGTTGGCAAAGCAACGTGAGTTGAGTGGAAATTTAGAAAGTGAGTTAGATAGCAAAGTCAAGAAGCACCTATCAGATGCAAAGACCAAGGAGCTTAGTGGAAATGATATCTTTGGCCCTCCTGAAGAAGTTCCTCCTAGATCCCTGGCTGCTGCACGTTCCTTGGAGTCAAAAGAAAGCAAAGACATGGGTGAACCTGCTCCACGAATTCTACGCACATCTGTTAGGGTTTCTAAT CCTGCTGGTGGTCAAAGCAGTATCTTGTTTGGTGATGAACCTGTTGTTAAGACAACAAAGAAAATACATAACCAGAAGTTTGCAGAATTGACAGGCAATGACATTTTCAAGGGAGATATTCCTCCTGGATCAGCGGAGAAGACACTGAGCAGTGCTAAGCTGAAAGAAATGAGTGGCAATGATATATTTTCTGATGGAAAAATTGAATCCAGGGATCACTTTGGCGGTGTGCACAAACCACCTGGTGGAGAAAGTACTGTCAGATTAGTGTAA